gggctaaccctttggttctATAGGGGCGACCGGTGCAAGGAAACCAACCAACCGCCTAGACCCATCacaggtaagagggatacggagctaacaCCACATCCTATCACCACGTCTTGTCACGGGACGTGCGCATGCAACCTCTGGCCGTCCACTCAGAAAACATGCCAGACATTTTGCCTCCCTGAACGGGCCATGACCCATCACACGTAAGAGGGATACGAagctgaaaatgctcctacgacccgtctaggcccaggagttcgaaggttggcccactgaCGGGTTTGataactgtcgacgaaatatggtcggcagtctacctaggggtatgcccaaggtagtagattatcggcagacagatgcgcaagccccaaacaagacggtgacgcaagacagacacgaggttttatccaggttcggccgccaagaaggcgtaatacctacgtcctgcgtctgatttgtattgctgtatgtcaatgagagatattttttagaggggtcccctgcccgccttatatagtccggggggcagggttacagatctggaaactaatcctagtcagttacaattgccatatctggccggataaggattcctattctaaccgaccaggatcctgcttggtcgccaaatccgtcttgattccttgtgcgggactccgatcaggttaactgggccgcacgtcatctttcgggtggactgaacccatcgatccgggccagcccaagcttagccgtaagggtataggggttaatacccccacagctagtccccgagcatcatgtattatgctgcgacacgccttttgaaccttctccgacaagcgaggcttgaattcttgacgcctccgaccaccgtcatcaccggagaagtaggttgtccgaagaatgtatggtgctcttaagaaaaaagaaaaagatttctagtcctgagaagtgtgcccacttgtatttctgaaaagaaatgtaagtggtcttgaagtatAGCATCCtgaaacatcagaagcgtaggggtcgaaaaacaaacacgttcaccgcaaggtgaagtgtgcccacttagtccccgagcttgctggaaggcaaagtatgagccttgtagcaaggtctaaaagaaaagtctcttaactgtatgtgagtacaaatcacatgtagccaacgaGAACcactattcaagcagtggtcggggcagtccccgagcatactaataatcctcataatcattcaaaCACAGGGGtcaatttaaacaaacacattcaccgcaaggtgaagtgtgcccacttagtccccgagcttgctggaaggcgaagtatgagccttgtagcgaggtctaaagaaaaatctcttaactgtatgtgagtacagatcacatgtagccaaggagaaccattatgcaagcagtggtcggggcagtccccgagcacagccgtggtcggagcgatccccgagcacaaaagtggcctGGGCAgcatccaagcacagtagtggtctgtgcagtccccgagcacattagtggtctgggcagtccccgagcacattagtggtctgggcagtccgcgatcacttgcgctgcttgtactattattttgtgtacttctctctattctctgccaagtccagtctgacacgtctggtcaaaaaagtaaataggtatagtacgtcattctgtcttctctttctttttttttttttttttgcaaacagtcggttgacacctgtattgaggtgtgtcagtgtgggcccccttacaccatcaacgaagaggcgcgtacactgttaacgaaggagcgcgtttattggcgcagatttcgaggttgtgtgaacaaccgtctgcggcgcgtgcgcacgactcccaatattctcgggcggacgaaacgacggtgatctttgttttatataatgcagatctggtaagttactcataccattccccattgtcatccgccgccgcaaccttcttcttcctcctgccgaaccctattccccaaaaatcatcaccaatcccctcggtctcccgcatccacccacttcgtaaggacgaactaatggcgaagagagacgcccagaagaaaggcggggtcatggcgaaggaatggtggaagtcgcggagcaacgagcagaccatcgaggacctcgtcgccatgggagtgctccacaacaaggcacttgcgggatggcgtgcaccggaaggagaaagcttccccgatccacaaccaggtgagattgtggtctttgaagatttcttcaaaaggggttttgggattccagtgcaccctttccttcagggtctctgtttgtactacgagattgggatttgcaatctgcatcccaactcgattcttcttgtctccaccttcatccatctctgcgaggcttatggcggcttccagccccatttcgacctctttcgccacctattctgtcttcggaagaaagggagcggtggctcgaagatcgccggaggcgtttacctgaacctgcgcgacggcatgaaggctcaatacctgcactgcccctggaacacctcgttggacgagtggtacaagaagtggttctacatccgtgaagagccgaacaccatcactctgtgcgatgtgggcttgattccagagaagaaaagcagctggtcggagaggcccgagaacttggagcagatcgccgaactgctcgggatgatcccgtggggaaggcttgatggcccgagtgttgtcggcaacttcatcagccgaagaattcagccttgccagaaaaggattcaccctggcttcgagtaccaaggaggcgctgatccgacgaggaccagaaaggagccgctcgacaagatggagatcaaggccaggattggagagctattcaacctggccgatcccaattatgttgcactgaacgccattgaacacgccttcaagctggctcgccctcccccaaaggtaaatgacgcctccttttaactgtaaagtcatgttgtatcaagaaaataactgtcttttccttcattttgtgtctcagtataatggccgtgaccgggcaggagtgtttgtgtcgcctccccccggtgtagagtggccgcaagctactgggccaaccgcccagaccagcgccaggaccgacggcgttcactgggcggtactcgagaccgtagaggacgcctcgaccagagccgccggcaagcgtccggctgccagcaaacgacgccaagccatcatctcccagtcggacgacgaagcagaggatgcggacatcttccggctcgtcccccgaaagaggagaaggcaggtggggccgtcggagcagggtggctcctctgtgccggcagtggtcacagcaccgaccacagcaacacagagcacagacgaagagaacatgccgcatcatcctccgacgcccgtaccggaggttgaacaagtcccggtggaaactgccgagcaagcagagcaggggcggtcgaggaggcgttccttcgccacatccttccgcaagtcaaaactgtaagtatatatatttttgatgtaagctttgcattttgcagtggatgctattgtcttctgaatttgtctctgaatgtattagatccgcgtccaccgaaagccccgaccagctaactGGGTGCAGAACGTCCTCTCCAAAAACGGCAGGACAAACTGCGCAGCAAccggccgtggaggagcccatggcagggactctgcctgggcctcagcaggcggacgaccagacgccagtccccgagcagaatacaagtgctccgagcacaaaccctgatgaggcggataccacagcgccacgggagctggatctagccgaggagcagcagccagaagttgcccagaacaagggtgccgacgcgacggctcgtgggaaagccctggtggtcgtggagtctgcaaactccggaccaccgccgcctcccgaactggaggctgaagaggatgaagtggaagaagtcctgggccgtccccaagatagacgacaacatgtatatgtgtcgcgctatcggaacgacgaatgggtcatgcacgaggagatcccagaggccgaggaaaccttaagagttgaacgagcggccaaacgcctggtgactgaagtccaggtatatttggctttagtccttaaacctgttgtgtagtcgaactatctgacgtagcttgtctgtatgcaggacgtgatgaaaactgcaaggtaccgaaaaaggtgcttcgaccagatagaagtagtcatgaagaccaataaggagctgacggctgaagtggaacgcctacggcgccaacttgaagccaccgaccaggagaggacaaaccaagaagcacagaaccaaaacctggtcggccagctcaaaaacaaagagcaggagaaaacaggtaagtgttcaccgtatcatagcaagtgctggacttgtgttgttttgttcttgacagtaatagctgtaatgcaggtttagaagctgaagtgacccgcctccagggggagaacagccgtgcgtttgcagaatgtggtcgcctgaaggaggacaacgagaaattggcacgccgccagtcggaactccaagaccacactaacagaatgaaggacgacctgaaaagtaagcactccagaccacctttctcgttAAATTGCCCGCatcgccttgtcgtgtcatcacgtttgatgtcttgtactgttttcagttttgaaagtcaatgccaagaggcaccttgaggccgtgatcaaggagcgcgacgactggaaagcacaatgccttaaggcctccgaggagcgggacacgtggagcaagcggtgccaagaaatggcaactggcattgtgcccgtcctcgaccttatcgacccggcgctcacagaggaagagctaaggacacctcagctcggactggtcgagagatgcaagcaagcatggggatggttccaagacttcgtgaaggaggcgggtgagtacacgggtgcccatgtgctaagcatggttcgtgctcactaccccctgatcgatctcaaacgcttggaggctgggtacccgaaggagatagacccagaccaggccgaagagcttcggacggcccagctggacttgtcgtcaaagataattggcgatattaacctgtgcggaggtgggacagcacctgtgcagggtatgccatcgacaagccagctggaaatgccatcagctacaagccaaccaacggagcctgcggtctcgaccagccaggcaccggcggggccatccccttcagcttgactagccccagagtccccgagactcgagtagggtatcagaggcggcaagCAGTAAATGCCaggcgccccgaccagccaatgtaataggcttaaagctgtagaaggaggacatagttgtgttattgtaaacttgagccttttcaggcaagcttgtaataacgtaactgtatatcattataagcttgtttgttttatacaaaacgtactttaagcttgagattctgtgttggtgtaactaagtgggaacgtgttaacgttctgtttagttgtaccgttttgctcgacacgtcatcctgaaaagtttgtgcggccctagtctggcatgtggtcggagtatgaggtactatgacctgtgcacacgtgaacgcagacaagccaaaccaggggggacctgccgatcacccgcaacgtagagagcggatcccgtgcacgtgttgggaggaaccggagacaggacctgctccgaaaaccgtagaaggagtggtggtcggcttgtactggcttaagttagaataaccataaaatttggagtgacacattagagtggtcggagaaatcatagttgctttagtaaagtaaatcgaaaatacaagtagagtacatatctcagtagttaagcatagaagcgtctaagcttgtcgatgtgccatgagttcggtacgtccgtgccgtctagatgagctaacctgtaagacgttggacgtgtgacttccttgatcatgaagggtccctcccatggggttgcgagtttgtggacaccagcctggttcgtcttccacttcaagactaagtccccgaccacgaagaaacgctctttaacgttcttgttgtagtacctgcgcaaaacagcaaggtacttggccgtgcgtacgcaagaatcaagccttttctcttctgcgctgttgacttctagctcccgtacttcgtcgaccttgccttcgtcgaagttctctacccgtgctgatcggaaagctatatctggtgggaggactgcttcagcgccgtaaaccataaagtatggtgagacgccagtgttacgactgggctgagttcggaggccccagacaacggctggtaactccttgagccatcttccaggagctttatcgttttctctgtacatcctctttttcaatgcgtccaagatcatgccatttgcccgctcgacttgtccattagctctaggatgcgccaccgagacgtattttacaactatgctcctttcatcgcagaagtcccaaaaagcgttcccggtgaactgagtacccagatcagtaatgatgctgttgggcacgccgaaacggtggatgacctggtcgaggaatgtgacggctttctctgaggatgcctgtaccagaggcatgtattctatccacttagaaaacttatcaattagcacgaagacgcatgtaaatttcccaggggctggtttgaaaggcccgatcatgtccagtccccagcatgcgaagggccaagaggctggaatcgtctggatctcgtgtgccggtacatggattctcttggagaagaactgacaaccttcacagcggcggactagcttctctgcgtcggccactgctgagggccaatagaaccctgctcggaaagccttaccgaccagtgttcttgatgccgcgtggttgccgcaggagccagagtggatttggtctaggagatgcttgccttcctcctgggttatacacttcatcaagatttcctccttagcgtttttgcgccataacttgccatcgacgagcagatactgcttactacgacgcatcaggcgttcattttctgttcgatcgatataaccgctaccgtctgttaagtacttgatgaaaggtgttctccagtctggctcatgagtggtcggaagcggctcggttgtgctcggcgctggaaccgtagccactaattgctggtctgagactttgtcggtcgttgaatcttcgtcttcaatggagggcgtgagcaggtcttggacgaatacgccatgtgggattttggctcgggatgatcctaactttgacaacgcatctgctgcctggttcttgtcccggaccacgtgtatgtactcgatgccatagaacctgccttccagctttcttatcgatttgcaatatgcgtccatcttttcactggtcgtgtcccagtccttgttgagttggttgatgaccagagccgaatctccgtagacatagagacgtttaactccaagctcaaccgcaatgcgtagaccatgcaggcatgcttcatactcggctgcattattagatgctgggaaataaatcctgaggacgtaccggagcttttccttggatggtgatacgaaaagaactcctgctcccgcaccgtcgatgttgagagaaccgtcgaagtacatcgtccaacattcgtcggatcccggagaggcgggagtgcttaagtctgtccactcgacgatgaaatcgacgagtgcctgagacttgattgtagtacggcttgcaaattccaaggaaagggggcatagctccattgcccatttgacgatgcgcccgttcgcgtccttattgcgaataatgtcccccaaaggatactcggtcatgaccaccacacgatatccgtcgaagtaatgtctcaactttcgggatgttatcagtatggcgtagagcagtttctgaatctgtgggtacctggtcttggattcgttgagtacctcactaatgaaataaattggccgctgtaccttgtaggcgtggcc
Above is a genomic segment from Miscanthus floridulus cultivar M001 chromosome 3, ASM1932011v1, whole genome shotgun sequence containing:
- the LOC136546962 gene encoding uncharacterized protein; protein product: MAKRDAQKKGGVMAKEWWKSRSNEQTIEDLVAMGVLHNKALAGWRAPEGESFPDPQPGEIVVFEDFFKRGFGIPVHPFLQGLCLYYEIGICNLHPNSILLVSTFIHLCEAYGGFQPHFDLFRHLFCLRKKGSGGSKIAGGVYLNLRDGMKAQYLHCPWNTSLDEWYKKWFYIREEPNTITLCDVGLIPEKKSSWSERPENLEQIAELLGMIPWGRLDGPSVVGNFISRRIQPCQKRIHPGFEYQGGADPTRTRKEPLDKMEIKARIGELFNLADPNYVALNAIEHAFKLARPPPKYNGRDRAGVFVSPPPGVEWPQATGPTAQTSARTDGVHWAVLETVEDASTRAAGKRPAASKRRQAIISQSDDEAEDADIFRLVPRKRRRQVGPSEQGGSSVPAVVTAPTTATQSTDEENMPHHPPTPVPEVEQVPVETAEQAEQGRSRRRSFATSFRKSKL
- the LOC136544445 gene encoding uncharacterized protein — encoded protein: MHEEIPEAEETLRVERAAKRLVTEVQDVMKTARYRKRCFDQIEVVMKTNKELTAEVERLRRQLEATDQERTNQEAQNQNLVGQLKNKEQEKTGLEAEVTRLQGENSRAFAECGRLKEDNEKLARRQSELQDHTNRMKDDLKILKVNAKRHLEAVIKERDDWKAQCLKASEERDTWSKRCQEMATGIVPVLDLIDPALTEEELRTPQLGLVERCKQAWGWFQDFVKEAGEYTGAHVLSMVRAHYPLIDLKRLEAGYPKEIDPDQAEELRTAQLDLSSKIIGDINLCGGGTAPVQGMPSTSQLEMPSATSQPTEPAVSTSQAPAGPSPSA